A single region of the Gopherus evgoodei ecotype Sinaloan lineage chromosome 3, rGopEvg1_v1.p, whole genome shotgun sequence genome encodes:
- the MSH5 gene encoding mutS protein homolog 5, protein MRYVQQKCPSSPATQLLELARMSTTASLNTHCLPPPPVPEQEEEQEQPQIYMCVLWYVGQLGITYYDTGDCSVHFMPDMPDNEDLKLLQKVIDEVLPRCIVTSAKQDHNIAKFLTNMGAATGDVDKPEIVLFPNIDFGLEVSKQRILSRQFPFIPSHMTATEKILYLSSIIPFESPLMVRALGGLLKFLDRRRIGVELEDSTIGVPILAFKKFVLMDIVNMDQDTYCVLQIFKSEVHPSVYKLASGLKEGLSLYGILNRCRCKWGEKLMRLWLMRPTRNLTQLNKRLDVIQFFLLAQNHETVLTLQDCLKNIKNVPQILRRMTLSHTKVSDWQALYKTVYSAVCLRDTCRSLPSSIELFQTISQVFTDDLHYIASLISKVVDFEGSISENRFTVRPNVDSTIDEKKRKLMGLSDFLTEVARKELETLDNRIPSCCVIYIPLIGFLLSIPRLPTMLDKSDFEIEGLDFMFLSEDKLHYRSARTKELDSILGDLHCEIRDQETLIMHQMQTKILEKSAVLNNVIEYTAHLDVLLALAVMARENSYSRPCFTHRHGIYIKDGRHPLMELCAKTFVPNPVNSGEANGRIKILTGPNSSGKSVYLKMVGLITFMALIGSYVPAAEAEIGAVDGIYTRIHSRESVSLGLSTFMIDLNQVAKAVNNATERSLVLIDEFGKGTNTVDGLSLLAAVLRHWLNQGTQCPQVFVSTNFHSLVQLKLLPDTPLVQYLTMETHQDGDELIFFYQLKEGVSTVSHAANIAALAGMPPKVIARGMEVSELIRNGKPVRCIDHPSKGNQLERCKSLVEKFLCLDLDDPHVDLEKFMSQEVLPSAASILYPCNPRNMDYML, encoded by the coding sequence ATGCGATATGTCCAACAAAAATGTCCATCTTCACCAGCAACACAGCTCCTGGAACTAGCTAGAATGAGCACCACTGCTTCACTGAACACCCAttgtctcccacccccacctgtgCCTGAACAAGAGGAGGAGCAAGAACAACCTCAGATATACATGTGTGTGTTGTGGTACGTAGGGCAGCTGGGGATCACTTATTATGACACAGGAGACTGCTCAGTCCACTTCATGCCCGACATGCCTGATaatgaagacctcaagctgctgCAGAAAGTGATTGATGAAGTCCTTCCTCGATGCATAGTGACTAGTGCCAAGCAGGATCACAACATTGCCAAATTCCTGACTAATATGGGTGCTGCTACTGGGGATGTGGACAAACCAGAAATTGTCCTCTTTCCCAATATAGACTTTGGCCTGGAAGTGAGCAAACAGCGGATCCTATCTAGGCAATTCCCTTTCATTCCCTCTCATATGACTGCAACAGAGAAAATCCTCTATTTGTCCTCCATCATTCCCTTTGAGAGCCCACTCATGGTACGAGCATTAGGTGGGCTGTTGAAGTTTCTTGACAGGAGGCGGATCGGAGTTGAACTGGAAGATAGCACAATTGGAGTTCCCATCTTGGCCTTTAAAAAGTTTGTGCTCATGGATATTGTGAATATGGACCAAGATACTTACTGTGTCCTACAGATATTTAAAAGTGAGGTGCATCCTTCTGTTTACAAGCTGGCCAGTGGGCTGAAAGAAGGACTCAGTTTGTATGGGATTTTGAACCGCTGCAGGTGCAAGTGGGGAGAGAAACTGATGAGGTTGTGGCTCATGCGGCCCACCCGGAACCTTACACAGCTGAACAAACGGCTGGATGTTATTCAGTTCTTCTTGCTGGCTCAGAACCATGAAACAGTCCTGACTCTTCAAGACTGCCTCAAGAATATAAAAAATGTACCTCAGATTCTAAGAAGAATGACTCTTTCACATACAAAGGTCAGTGACTGGCAGGCACTTTACAAGACAGTTTATAGTGCCGTGTGCCTCAGAGATACATGCCGCTCCCTGCCTAGCAGCATCGAGCTCTTCCAGACCATTTCACAGGTCTTCACCGATGATCTGCACTATATTGCCAGTCTCATCAGCAAAGTGGTAGATTTTGAAGGCAGTATCTCAGAAAACCGCTTCACTGTCAGACCCAATGTGGATTCCACCATTGACGAAAAGAAACGAAAGCTGATGGGTCTCTCAGACTTCCTTACAGAGGTGGCCCGGAAGGAATTGGAGACCCTGGACAATCGGATTCCTTCCTGTTGTGTCATCTATATTCCCTTGATTGGATTCTTGCTTTCCATTCCACGGCTGCCCACAATGTTGGACAAGAGTGACTTTGAGATTGAAGGCCTGGACTTCATGTTCTTGTCAGAGGATAAACTGCATTACAGAAGTGCTAGGACAAAGGAACTAGACAGCATTCTGGGTGACCTTCACTGTGAGATCAGAGACCAGGAAACACTTATCATGCACCAGATGCAGACAAAGATCTTGGAGAAGTCGGCAGTGCTTAACAATGTGATTGAGTACACAGCACACCTAGATGTGCTGCTAGCTCTGGCAGTGATGGCTCGAGAGAATAGCTACAGCCGCCCATGCTTTACCCACCGCCATGGCATCTACATCAAGGATGGCAGGCATCCACTCATGGAGCTATGTGCGAAGACTTTTGTGCCCAATCCTGTGAACAGTGGTGAGGCTAATGGGCGGATAAAGATCCTTACAGGGCCTAACTCATCTGGGAAGAGTGTATACTTAAAAATGGTGGGCCTTATAACATTCATGGCCCTAATTGGCAGCTATGTCCCTGCTGCAGAGGCTGAGATTGGGGCAGTTGATGGGATTTACACCAGGATTCATAGCAGAGAATCAGTATCTTTGGGACTCTCCACTTTCATGATTGATCTCAACCAGGTTGCCAAAGCAGTGAACAATGCCACTGAAAGGTCCTTGGTACTCATTGATGAGTTTGGCAAAGGGACCAATACAGTGGATGGCCTCTCCCTTCTGGCCGCTGTGCTGAGGCACTGGCTCAACCAAGGAACTCAGTGCCCGCAGGTCTTTGTCTCCACTAATTTTCACAGCTTGGTGCAGCTGAAGCTCCTTCCTGACACCCCTCTTGTGCAGTACCTGACAATGGAGACCCACCAAGATGGAGATGAGTTAATATTCTTCTATCAGCTCAAGGAGGGGGTGTCTACCGTTAGCCATGCTGCCAATATTGCTGCATTGGCTGGGATGCCACCCAAAGTGATTGCACGTGGAATGGAAGTATCAGAGCTTATCCGAAATGGAAAACCTGTTAGATGTATTGATCATCCATCCAAAGGGAACCAGCTAGAGAGATGCAAGTCTCTGGTGGAAAAGTTCCTTTGCCTAGACCTTGATGACCCTCATGTGGACTTAGAAAAGTTCATGAGTCAGGAAGTGCTGCCCTCCGCAGCCTCTATTCTGTACCCATGTAACCCTAGAAACATGGACTATATGCTATAG